A region from the Citrobacter telavivensis genome encodes:
- a CDS encoding 1-acyl-sn-glycerol-3-phosphate acyltransferase codes for MKGVISSLNRLWRIAMTGFCFALFGLGGLLLSVVWFNVLLVFVWDNARRRRIARRSIAASFRLFLTVTRVLGVLDYQMKGVDILRQERGCLVVANHPTLIDYVLLASVMPETDCLVKSALLKNPFLSGVVRAADYLVNSQADALLPASQQRLAQGDTILIFPEGTRTRPGEAMTLQRGAANIAVRCGSDIRVVTIHCSQRMLDKESKWYQVPPTKPLFTVEVRERVKLDHFYDANLQEPALAARQLNRHLLLQLQPGTLPLSGINDASALS; via the coding sequence ATGAAAGGGGTCATCTCCTCGTTGAACCGACTCTGGCGGATCGCCATGACCGGCTTCTGCTTCGCCCTCTTCGGACTCGGCGGGCTGCTGCTTTCGGTCGTCTGGTTTAACGTTTTGTTAGTTTTCGTATGGGACAACGCCCGCCGCCGCCGCATTGCCCGGCGCAGTATCGCCGCCAGTTTCCGTCTCTTTTTAACGGTGACCCGCGTGCTGGGCGTGCTGGATTATCAGATGAAAGGGGTGGATATTTTGCGTCAGGAACGCGGATGTCTGGTGGTCGCGAATCACCCCACCCTGATCGATTATGTACTGCTGGCGTCGGTGATGCCCGAAACAGATTGTCTGGTGAAAAGCGCGCTGCTGAAGAACCCATTTCTCAGCGGCGTGGTGCGCGCCGCGGATTATCTGGTGAACAGCCAGGCGGACGCCCTGTTACCGGCCAGTCAGCAACGACTGGCGCAGGGCGATACGATTTTGATTTTCCCCGAAGGCACCCGCACCCGTCCGGGCGAAGCCATGACGCTGCAACGCGGCGCGGCGAATATCGCCGTGCGCTGCGGCAGCGATATTCGCGTAGTGACCATCCATTGCAGCCAGCGCATGCTGGATAAAGAAAGCAAATGGTATCAGGTGCCGCCAACTAAACCGCTGTTTACCGTCGAGGTACGCGAGCGGGTGAAGCTCGACCACTTTTACGACGCAAATTTACAAGAACCGGCGCTGGCGGCAAGACAGCTAAACCGGCATCTTTTGCTTCAATTACAACCAGGTACGTTACCTCTCTCAGGAATTAATGATGCAAGCGCTTTATCTTGA
- a CDS encoding MFS transporter, whose amino-acid sequence MKHCCKNVVVPMPEPVAEPALNGLRLNLRIVSVVMFNCASYLTIGLPLAVLPGYVHDVMGFSAFWAGLVISLQYFATLLSRPHAGRYADLLGPKKIVVFGLCGCFLSGAGYFLAGSVSSWPVASLLLLCLGRVILGIGQSFAGTGSTLWGIGVVGSLHIGRVISWNGIVTYGAMAVGAPLGVLFYNWSGLQGLALIIMGIALLAVLLAIPRPAVKASKGKPLPFRAVLGRVWLYGMALALASAGFGVIATFITLFYDAKGWDGAAFALTLFSCAFIGTRLLFPNGINRLGGLNVAMICFGVEIVGLLLVGVAMMPWMAKIGVLLAGMGFSLVFPALGVVAVKAVPQQNQGSALATYTVFMDLSLGVTGPLAGLVMSWAGVPVIYLAAAGLVAIALLLTWRLKKRPPQESPEAVSSS is encoded by the coding sequence ATGAAACATTGTTGTAAAAACGTGGTGGTCCCCATGCCCGAACCCGTCGCTGAACCGGCGCTTAATGGATTGCGCCTCAATCTGCGCATTGTTTCTGTTGTGATGTTTAACTGTGCCAGCTACCTGACCATCGGCCTGCCGCTCGCGGTGCTGCCTGGCTATGTCCATGATGTGATGGGCTTTAGCGCCTTCTGGGCGGGACTGGTCATCAGCCTGCAATACTTCGCGACCTTGCTCAGTCGCCCTCATGCCGGACGCTACGCGGATTTACTCGGTCCGAAAAAGATTGTGGTTTTTGGTCTGTGCGGCTGTTTTCTCAGCGGCGCGGGCTATTTTCTGGCGGGAAGCGTCAGCAGTTGGCCGGTCGCCAGTTTGCTGCTGCTGTGTCTGGGTCGCGTCATTCTGGGGATTGGACAGAGCTTCGCCGGGACCGGCTCGACGCTGTGGGGAATAGGCGTGGTGGGTTCGCTACATATCGGACGGGTGATCTCCTGGAACGGTATTGTGACCTACGGGGCGATGGCGGTCGGCGCACCGCTCGGCGTGCTGTTTTACAACTGGAGCGGACTACAGGGATTAGCGCTGATTATCATGGGGATCGCGCTGCTGGCGGTTCTGTTGGCGATTCCGCGCCCGGCGGTGAAAGCGAGTAAAGGAAAGCCACTTCCCTTTCGTGCGGTGCTCGGACGCGTCTGGCTATACGGGATGGCGCTGGCGCTGGCCTCGGCGGGTTTTGGGGTGATCGCCACCTTTATCACCCTGTTCTATGACGCCAAAGGCTGGGACGGCGCGGCGTTTGCGCTCACCCTGTTTAGCTGTGCTTTTATCGGTACGCGTCTGCTGTTTCCTAACGGTATCAACCGCCTGGGCGGTCTGAACGTGGCGATGATCTGCTTTGGCGTTGAGATTGTCGGACTGCTGTTGGTGGGCGTGGCGATGATGCCGTGGATGGCAAAAATCGGCGTGCTGCTGGCAGGAATGGGTTTCTCGCTGGTCTTCCCGGCGCTTGGCGTGGTGGCGGTAAAAGCCGTGCCGCAGCAGAATCAGGGCTCGGCGCTGGCAACCTATACGGTGTTTATGGATCTGTCGCTGGGGGTGACGGGGCCATTGGCCGGGCTGGTGATGAGCTGGGCTGGCGTGCCGGTGATTTACCTGGCGGCGGCGGGTCTGGTGGCGATTGCGCTACTGTTAACCTGGCGGTTAAAAAAACGGCCTCCGCAGGAATCGCCAGAGGCCGTTTCATCATCCTGA
- a CDS encoding DUF1795 domain-containing protein yields MRNLVKYVGIGLLVMGLAACDNSDTKAPAEGTAAESNATGQPVSLLDGKLSFSLPADMTDQSGKLGTQANNMHVYSDATGQKAVIVIVGDNTNEELSVLAKRLEDQQRSRDPQLQVVTNKSIELKGHTLQQLDSIISAKGQTAYSSVVLGKVDNQLLTLQITLPADDQQKAQTAAENIINTLVIQ; encoded by the coding sequence ATGCGTAATCTGGTTAAATATGTCGGTATTGGCCTGCTGGTTATGGGGCTGGCGGCCTGTGATAATAGTGATACGAAAGCGCCGGCAGAGGGCACGGCGGCAGAAAGCAACGCAACCGGTCAACCGGTTTCTCTGCTGGATGGCAAACTGAGTTTCTCCCTGCCGGCGGATATGACTGACCAGAGCGGCAAGCTGGGTACGCAGGCCAATAATATGCACGTTTACTCTGACGCGACCGGCCAGAAAGCGGTCATTGTCATCGTTGGTGATAACACTAACGAAGAGCTGTCTGTGCTGGCAAAACGTCTGGAAGATCAGCAGCGCAGCCGCGACCCACAACTGCAGGTGGTGACCAACAAATCCATCGAGCTGAAAGGCCACACGCTGCAACAGTTAGACAGCATTATCTCGGCGAAAGGCCAGACCGCTTACTCATCCGTCGTACTGGGTAAAGTGGATAACCAACTGCTGACCCTGCAAATTACGCTGCCGGCTGACGACCAGCAGAAAGCGCAAACGGCTGCGGAAAACATCATCAATACGCTGGTTATTCAGTAA
- a CDS encoding acyl carrier protein — MQALYLEIKNLIITTLNLDELSTDDIETEAALFGDGLGLDSIDALELGLAVKNQYGVVLSAESEEMRQHFFSVATLASFINAQRA, encoded by the coding sequence ATGCAAGCGCTTTATCTTGAAATTAAAAATCTCATCATAACCACATTGAATCTGGACGAACTGTCGACAGACGACATTGAAACCGAGGCGGCGCTGTTTGGCGACGGCCTGGGACTGGACTCAATTGATGCCCTGGAACTGGGACTGGCGGTAAAAAATCAGTACGGCGTGGTGCTTTCTGCGGAAAGCGAAGAGATGCGTCAGCACTTCTTCTCCGTCGCCACGCTGGCATCGTTCATTAATGCGCAACGTGCCTGA
- a CDS encoding beta-ketoacyl synthase has translation MKFSLNITDWRAMAPGLGESIQWLQWSRHPHAIDPAAAQGKLRELPMMTARRLSSGSKLAVECGLAMLRRHDIDAVLYTSRHGELERNYRILHALATEQALSPTDFALSVHNSAVGNLTIAAKHPIVSSSLSAGRDTFQQGLCEVICLLQAGYQRVLMVDFDGFLPEFYHPRLPENMPTWPYATALVCEAGNDWVCESEPVLAGAETALPQSLLFLQHYLLNAEAFTLPGERVQWHWSRT, from the coding sequence ATGAAATTCTCACTAAACATTACCGACTGGCGGGCGATGGCGCCAGGTCTGGGCGAATCAATACAGTGGTTGCAATGGTCACGGCATCCGCACGCCATCGATCCGGCGGCGGCACAGGGAAAACTGCGTGAACTGCCAATGATGACCGCCCGTCGTCTTAGCTCCGGCAGTAAACTGGCCGTCGAGTGCGGGCTGGCGATGCTGCGTCGCCACGATATCGATGCGGTGCTGTACACCAGTCGGCACGGTGAACTTGAACGTAACTACCGCATTCTGCATGCGCTGGCGACCGAACAGGCGCTCTCACCGACCGATTTCGCGTTGTCGGTACACAATTCAGCGGTGGGCAACCTGACTATCGCGGCCAAACACCCCATCGTCTCGTCATCGCTTTCCGCCGGGCGCGATACCTTCCAGCAGGGGTTATGTGAAGTCATCTGCCTGCTACAGGCGGGTTATCAGCGCGTGTTGATGGTCGACTTCGACGGTTTTCTTCCCGAGTTCTACCACCCGCGACTCCCGGAAAATATGCCAACCTGGCCGTACGCCACCGCACTGGTCTGCGAAGCAGGTAACGACTGGGTGTGTGAGAGCGAACCGGTTCTGGCTGGCGCTGAAACCGCGCTCCCGCAAAGCCTGCTATTTTTACAGCACTATTTACTGAATGCCGAGGCGTTTACCCTCCCCGGCGAGCGCGTGCAGTGGCACTGGAGTCGGACATGA
- a CDS encoding methyltransferase domain-containing protein, whose amino-acid sequence MYEQDSLSALDAITEAQRIAFAPMLFQTALCLRNADVLAYLDRQGKQGATLEEIAENSHVNEYAVSVLLDMGLSGRIITHQAGRYYLAKIGHFLLHDTMTRVNMDFTHDVCYQGLFFLENALKEGKPSGLKVFGDWPTIYPALSQLPPSARESWFAFDHYYSDGAFDAALPHVFASCPATLYDVGGNTGKWAIRCSQFDENIAVTLLDLPQQIALARENIENAGLSDRIDFHAVDMLGDAPLPTEADIWWMSQFLDCFSPEQIVAMLSKVARVMKPGARLCIMELFWDAQRFEAASFSLNASSLYFTCMANGNSRFYSAEKFYGYLDKAGFQVEERHDNLGVGHTLLICQKKK is encoded by the coding sequence ATGTACGAACAGGACTCCCTCAGCGCACTGGATGCGATCACTGAAGCGCAGCGTATCGCCTTCGCCCCCATGCTGTTTCAAACCGCGCTTTGCCTGCGAAATGCAGATGTGCTGGCTTATCTTGACCGCCAGGGTAAACAGGGTGCAACGCTTGAAGAGATCGCCGAAAACAGTCACGTCAACGAATATGCGGTCAGCGTTCTGCTGGATATGGGATTAAGCGGACGCATCATCACCCATCAAGCGGGACGCTATTATCTGGCGAAAATCGGACATTTCCTTTTGCATGACACCATGACTCGCGTGAATATGGATTTCACCCACGACGTCTGTTATCAGGGATTATTCTTTTTAGAAAATGCGCTGAAAGAAGGAAAACCATCCGGGTTAAAAGTATTTGGCGACTGGCCAACCATTTACCCGGCATTGTCACAATTACCACCGTCCGCGCGTGAAAGCTGGTTCGCCTTCGATCATTACTATTCTGACGGTGCGTTTGATGCAGCATTACCGCATGTATTCGCCAGTTGTCCTGCAACCCTGTACGATGTAGGCGGAAATACGGGTAAATGGGCAATACGCTGTAGCCAGTTCGACGAAAATATCGCGGTGACGCTATTAGATTTGCCACAACAAATTGCACTTGCCCGCGAAAATATCGAAAATGCAGGATTATCTGATCGCATCGATTTTCATGCGGTGGATATGCTTGGCGATGCGCCTTTACCCACAGAGGCCGATATCTGGTGGATGAGTCAATTTCTTGACTGTTTTTCACCGGAGCAAATTGTCGCCATGCTCAGCAAGGTTGCCCGTGTGATGAAGCCCGGTGCAAGGCTGTGCATTATGGAGCTGTTCTGGGATGCGCAGCGCTTTGAAGCCGCCTCATTCAGTCTGAATGCGTCTTCGCTTTACTTTACCTGCATGGCGAACGGCAACAGCCGTTTCTACAGCGCAGAGAAATTTTATGGCTATCTGGACAAGGCAGGGTTCCAGGTGGAAGAACGCCACGATAATTTAGGCGTTGGACATACTTTACTGATATGTCAGAAGAAAAAATAA
- a CDS encoding acyl carrier protein (carries the fatty acid chain in fatty acid biosynthesis), with translation MTDQHAIYDEVSALLVKLFEIDPQDIKPEARLYEDLELDSIDAVDMIVHLQKKTGKKIKPEEFKAVRTVQDVVDAVERLLKEA, from the coding sequence ATGACCGATCAACACGCCATCTATGACGAAGTCTCTGCGCTGCTGGTTAAGCTGTTTGAGATAGATCCACAGGACATTAAACCTGAGGCGCGTCTGTACGAAGATCTGGAACTGGACAGCATCGATGCGGTCGACATGATCGTCCATTTGCAAAAGAAGACCGGTAAGAAGATCAAACCGGAAGAGTTCAAAGCCGTACGCACCGTGCAGGATGTCGTTGACGCGGTAGAACGCCTGCTTAAAGAAGCCTGA
- a CDS encoding AI-2E family transporter — MTTPQPDKTGLHILLKLAALVVILAGIHAAADIIVQLLLALFFAIVLNPLVTWFIRRGVKRPVAITIVVVVMLFVLTALIGVLAASVNEFIAMLPRYNKELTRKVLYVQEMIPFLNLHMSPERMLQRIDSDKIVTFTTTLMTGLSGAMASIILLVMTVVFMLFEVRHVPYKMRFALHNPQIHIAGLHRALKGVSHYLALKTLLSLWTGVIVWLGLELMHIQFALMWGVLAFLLNYVPNIGSVISAVPPMVQALLFNGIYECVLVGALFLVVHMVLGNMVEPRMMGHRLGMSTLVVFLSLLVWGWLLGPVGMLLSVPLTSVCKIWMETTTGGSKLAILLGPGRPKNRLPG; from the coding sequence ATGACAACCCCTCAGCCCGATAAAACGGGTTTACATATTCTGCTCAAACTGGCCGCGCTGGTCGTCATTCTCGCCGGGATCCACGCCGCCGCAGATATCATTGTGCAACTCTTGCTGGCACTCTTTTTTGCCATTGTCCTCAATCCGCTGGTCACCTGGTTTATTCGCCGGGGCGTGAAACGCCCGGTGGCAATTACGATTGTGGTGGTTGTGATGCTGTTTGTGCTCACCGCGCTGATTGGCGTGCTGGCCGCCTCGGTTAACGAATTTATTGCCATGCTGCCAAGGTACAACAAAGAACTGACGCGCAAGGTCTTGTATGTACAGGAGATGATTCCATTTTTAAATCTACACATGTCCCCGGAACGGATGTTACAGCGAATCGACTCCGACAAAATTGTCACCTTCACCACCACGCTGATGACCGGGCTGTCGGGCGCGATGGCCAGCATCATTTTGTTGGTAATGACCGTCGTATTTATGCTGTTTGAAGTCCGCCATGTGCCTTACAAAATGCGTTTTGCGCTGCATAACCCGCAAATCCACATTGCCGGACTGCACCGGGCGCTGAAGGGGGTTTCGCACTATCTGGCGTTAAAAACGCTGCTCAGCCTGTGGACCGGGGTCATTGTCTGGTTGGGACTGGAATTGATGCACATTCAATTTGCCCTGATGTGGGGGGTGCTGGCGTTCCTGCTGAACTATGTCCCAAACATTGGCTCGGTGATTTCCGCCGTTCCACCGATGGTTCAGGCGCTGCTTTTCAACGGCATTTATGAGTGCGTGCTGGTGGGGGCGCTGTTCCTGGTGGTCCATATGGTATTAGGCAACATGGTTGAACCACGCATGATGGGGCATCGCCTGGGCATGTCGACGCTGGTGGTGTTCCTTTCCTTACTGGTCTGGGGCTGGCTGCTCGGCCCGGTGGGAATGTTGCTCTCCGTCCCTCTGACCAGCGTGTGTAAAATCTGGATGGAAACCACGACAGGCGGCAGCAAACTGGCCATATTACTGGGCCCGGGGAGACCGAAAAATAGATTACCGGGATAA